The sequence TAAATCTTTTATGGGAAGTGATGCTACATCTCGAAGCATTTTTCTGCTGCTGGTTACCAGGTGAAACGGTATATAGAGAGCACTCAAACTAGTTAAATCTTAGTACTTAAGAGGATGTTTTTTGTTGTGAAGTATTGCTATACCATTCTGCTGGTAGTTCTACTTGTTGTTTAGTACTAAGATTGATCCCATTAGAGTACGGCATTCAGGGTATCTCACTAGAGGATTTTGTTTTCGGTTTAGGGCGAGGAGCAGGTAGTTGTAATCCCATGGGCAGTGATCCTTGAGAAGGTGATGAAGTCCCTACCAGGCAAAAAAGGTCCAGTTTATCATTGGATGAAGTCTGGTGTTTCTGGTTTCCAAGTATGCATTGAATTGGACTGCACGGGCACAAGGTATTCAGTTGTACCAGTTGGATGCTGCAGTTCGGAATTGAAGGTTTGTGCCCATTTGGATTTGTCGCCCCTGGATTTTAGGCAGTGTAGAACCAACATTAGTTTCTGAAATTATGATTATTTTTACACCAGCTTTTCTTTGAATATCTTTTTTGTTAGTGTATTGTCTTGTGATTTTAGTTTTGCTCAGCTGGTCCTAGGTCATTGTTGTTTTTTCTGATTCTGGGGGTGTTTGCACTTGTTTCTAATTGAAGTTTgcaggcttggggcttaaaaacaacccttccccagaccccgcacagtgcgggaagcctacggcactgggtacgctcTTTTTATTGTCGCTTACCTTTTAAATGTATTTTTGGTTTTCTTTAATGTCGGATGCCTTTTACTTTACACTTTTATTGCCCAAACAGGAGCATGCTTTTTCCTCGAGGTGTGTATCGATATATTTAGAAGAGATGGGTGTAAAGAAACCCAAAGTTACAACACAGGTTTATGTTTTTGGTACAAACTTTAGCGAGCTTCCCCTGGTCTTGTCGTTTCTGAGCTAAGGAATATAATTGTGTTGTGTTCTAGTGTGATTTAGTTTCCTACTTTAGATAAACTCATAAACAGAAACACCAGGATCACGGTGCTTCCAATggatctgatttttttttatgcCATTAGACTTAAGTAATGTAGTATGGAACACCGCGATGCTGAATGGTTATGGTTATTATGGTCCAAAATGGGGGTTTTCATAATGGTGTTGCTGAATGTGGACAGTTTGCTACTTCTTTAGATAAACTCATAAACAGAAACATCCCCTAACCAGCTATCCGAAGCTTCGATGTGGGTGCTGATTTCCTGTTTTCCGCCGGGTTGTGTATAAATGGTTTGCTAATAAGCAGAATGTTAACCAATTTGTTACTCGCAGGTATGCAACTTATGAACATGGAAGGATGTTTTGAACCAATATGTATGCGATGTGGCCGATCTGCTTATTGCTACACTATCAATCAGCGGAGATGCCTTCAATGTCAAGTACGAGTTTTGCCCTCCCCGCAGTCTTTTTTATCAGTCTCCATTACCCCTGAGTACTAAATGCCTGCAGATATGCAAGCTCAGCATATGGGAGGGCACTCTGAATCAGTATGCACAAGGCATGTTGAATCTATGAAGAGGGAGATTCAACAGTGTCGGTAGTTATTGTCTGTGAAAGATATTTAGCTAGCTAGCATGGAGGCAGATGTGTTGCTGAATGTCATGTGCCACCAAGGAGGAGCATCTTAATAAATTAGTAGGCACTACTAGCATGCGAATTGAGCAGCATGGAATATTTGGAAGGTGTGGAATTGGCATATTTTTTACCATCGTCAGTTGGATGTGGCGCAGGTCTTCGTGCGTAAGATGGCTTGTGGTGCACCTGAGCTCTCACTACTCTCATGattagtgttttctttttcggaGTGGACGAGTCTTTGCTTATTTATGTAATCACAACATTGTAAGAATTAGCTTGCTTGTCCTTAAATGACAAAGCAGTGCTCTTGCTAGTTTTTCAAAAAAGTATTCCTTGTAATAGCTCCGTGTAGGGCCGGGCATTCGGGTTATCCGAAATTTTCgggtcgggtagttcgggttttAGGAATTTCGGGTTTCCAAAAATGATACCCGAAATCAGTTGGGAAAAAGAagaacccgaaaattcgggtacccgaaaattcgggttcgggttttacccgaattacccgaaatTCTGGAACTCCACATATGCAGtataaaatcaaatcaaatacacACAACCATACATTCAGTTCACACGTCCAAACTGACAGTTCAAACGAAATTAACTAACACTTCACACGTTCAAACCGTGACAGTTCACACTTCACATATCACAATTAATAAACATAGTTTTGAAGCACACAAATCAAATCATAGATGAAAAAACAAATCatttcgggttgttcgggtatttcgggtaccgtggcccaatacccgaactacccgtattaatttcgggtaccgtgggttggaacccggattagggttcgggtttttcgggttcggacttttcgggttcgggctcgggtttttcgggttcgggtaccGGGTATCGGGTTTTCTGCCCAGCCATAGCTCCGTGCTAAGTACTTGTGATTTTGTGTGAATACTACACTACTACCGGAGAGGTTGTAGCCTTGAACTACTACTTACAGATGCAGTGTAACTATTCCTTGCTATGAAGTTTTTACTCTTGTAAATTGTTGAGGCAATCTCACATATTCTGTTACTGGTAAGGGCAGAGCATACTCTACAGTCAGCTGCACCAAGAGATGCCTGTATAGTTGATGTGTATATTTTCTCGACATTGCCTACAAAATGTTTTACTGTGTATATATTCTTCTCTACATTAGAACAATAAGGGCACTTTACTCCCCCACTACAGACAAATTTCTACTGATTATTAACTTGGACTAGGACATCTTGAAAATTCTTGAAGCTGGAAAGAGAAGACAAATTGTTAGTGCATTGAGCTAATAAATAAATTCGAAAGTGGTTAAAATTGCCAAAAAATGACATGTAGAAAAAATATGACACCAGCAGATTGTGCTGATAGGGAGAAATTGAAGCTGAAGATACAAGAATGTGGCATCGAAAAACTCTAGCCAAGACACATTAGTTTAAGGCATCATAAAGGTTACTTTGAAAAAATATGCTTGCTCAGGCATATTGTTACACATCTACACTCGAGTATCCTCACCAAGACTTTGATATAGAGTGATTCATTCATTGGACTAATTATGAGCATCTGTGTAATTGATTTTGCTATTGAATCTTCCGTAATCCTGTCATCTTCATGTTTCCCCTTTTGCATCTGTAGACCTACCCAACACTTGTGTTGTTACAACTAGCTTTCCAAAGTCTTGGTGTGGTGTTTAGGATTTAAACACATCACCtttatatgtatttttgaacttttgaaaacaagtgaacaaataatttttttgaagtATCATAGTTTAGTCATTAGTTTGAAAGAATCTTCATGTACAAAGTAAAAGTATATTTGGCCATACTTCAATGTAAAACAATTGTTTTATGGTTCCAAGCCAAAATATGAGGATATGTAGGTGGAATCATCTGAGCATTGTAGGCTATAGTTTATACTACATATCAGATACGGCTGTTGGTTCCGGCTACCTATTGTGTTGTTTTAGTTTTTAGTTTTAAAAGCTCATGTTCTGTGATGCTGCGCAAGTTGAAACACATATTATTGACATTTTGTTTTCCTAAACAGGCTCATTGTAGTGTTGCATATAATCTCCAAATGATGTTTTCAGAATTTGATGCAAATCCAAAACGACAGATGCTGGCTGAGTGTGCCTTGGAGCAGTTTGTTCAGAAATGTCCCATGAACAGCTTCTGAGCAtgcatttttttgttttgcacTTTGTAGCCGGATCCAGATACTTTTGCTATGGGTGTACAAATGTCTACAGAGATATAATCATGTGTATGCGCTGGACTAAATTATTTGTATATCTTTATTTTGTAAATTAGATGGTTACATGTTTCATCTGGAACTTCTATACTTAAGCATGATGCCAGATGCTCACTGCCGATTGTTTGTGTTACCAGCTTAGATGTTGTAAAGTTCTCCTTGTGACAATATTTTTGTTTATTGCCCTTACCATATTCAGTTGTAGTAGTAACAACTATATTTAGGTGTACTGGTGCTATCTAGTATTCAAACACTAATGAGACTTCTCAAATGTATTGCTTCTAGTGCTGTAATCCCTGAATGTAGGTACAGGTTGTACTGTTGGATCCAATGAGCAAGCATTTTGAAAAACAAGGATGACACAGATTTAGGACAAGTTATTTTTTCATAAGCATTTTGTATTAGGTTACAAACTAGACTCAGTATTGAGCATTATGGATATTGTGACTCTTACTCAGCTAGACTTTACAAAGTGGTTAAGTGGTTTCGGTTGCATGCCGTGTAACCACATGCCATGTATGGTTTGGATCGGTGTTGCATAGGATCATTGTTTTTTGGAAAGGAATAGGATCATGTATTTACTTGCAAAGAATTGTTCTTCTCATGTGGGCTCGTAGAGGGTGTAATGTTTTCATGCTTTCCATTGGGAAGTCAGAGATGCGTAGTGGTTACCGCAATTCTTTCTCATATTTGATATCAAATTACTTTTTTGATGAACCCTACAAATATGATTCATGATACACATGCATTATAGGAAAACTATTGTTTATACATTGCATTTGTCGGTGTGGATGGCATCCTAATGTGCCGAGCTCCAGGAGTAGAAAGCAAGCCAAATTGACAGGCCAACCGCACTGAATGATAGGTAGCTAACTGACTGTCTTTGGAGTGCAAGAAACGATGCTGATTACATAGTAGTCCATTACAATGATCCAAAATAAGATGAAATAAAGTTCAGTTTAATAGCACAGCAGTAGTAATAATAACTGATAATGCACAATAGCCAGATACAGCCACAACAAAAGATGGTGGAGGGACTCTGTGACTGGTCAAATATAAATATCAGGATCTTCAAAAATGATCTTCTGGTAAGTACCCTGAATTGCTAACCATCACAAATGGCCTGTAGAGAATCTCTGCTCATGCCTAGTTGCTCTGCGCACCAAAACTAATGAaccaaattttttaaaaaagttgtAAGAATGAATCATATCACGAAAGCCATGCAtgtcaaacaaaataaaaagatatgCCAGTATAGTTGAAGTGTATATTTTTCTCTACGTCACCTATAAAAAATTTTAGTGTGTATTCTTCTCTGCATTGGAATAATAAGGGCACTTTGCTCCCCACTACGGACAAACTTTCTAGATGATTAACTTGGACTGGGACATCTTGAAAATTCTTGAAGCTGGAAAGAGAAGATAAACTATTAGTGCATTGAGCTAATAAATAAATTTGGAAAGTGGTTAAAATTGTCAAAAAAATGACATGTTGAAAAAACATAACACTAGCAAATTGTGGTGATAGGGAGAAATTGACTTAAGCTTCTCAACACTAGTAAAGAGACAAGACAATACTCAAGCCGCAACATCGAGTagaagtgaaaaaaaaaacacagcaaTATAGGGGGATTTGTGTAgagaaacaccacacaccctaaTCAGGGGGGGTGACCTTCATTATATAGCCTAATAGGCTAGGGTTACAATGTACAAGGCCAATGGGCCGCATGCCCAATATGGGCTGTCACAATTACATTCTAACACCCTCCCTCAGTCTAAGCGGGAGTGTCACGAACACAAAGACTGGATCTAAAGTCAGTGAACAACTGTACAGGTAACCCTTTGGTCATAATGTCCGCGAACTGATGAGACGATGGGACATGGAGCACCCGGACCTGTCCCAAAGCAACCTTCTCACGGACGAAGTGAATATCTATCTCAATGTGCTTCGTGCGACGATGATGAACTGGGTTGGCGGTCATATAGACAgcactgacgttgtcgcagtagacaaTCGTCGCCGAAGAAATGGGTGCATGGAGCTCCTGGAGCAACTGACGAAGCCAACAAGTCTCAGCAACAGCGTGCGCAACAGCACGATACTCAGCCTCCGCACTCGAACGAGAGACCGTAGTCTGTCGTTTGGAGGACCAAGAGACTAAGTTGTCGCCGAGGAAGACACAGTACCCTGAAGTAGAGCGCCGAGAGTCTGGACAACCCGCCCAATCGGCATCAGAGTAGGCAGTCAAGCTGGTGATGCTGCCTGTGCCGATGTGAAGTCCGGTGGAGAGAGTGCCCTTGACATACCGCAGGACGCGCTTGAGCATCGCAAGATGAGGCTCTCGCGGGTCATGCATGAAGAGGCACacctgctgaacggcatagGCGAGATCCGGACGTGTCAGCGTGAGGTACTGTAGAGCTCCGGCGAGGCTGCGGTACTGAGTGGCATCTGCCACCGGGGTGCCGTCCGTAGCTGACAGCTTGGCATGAGTGTCTACAGGGGTCGCCGTAGAGTGACACTCAGCCATGCCGGCGCGCTGGAGCAGATCCGCAGCATACTGACGCTGGGAGAGGAAGAGGCCGTCAGAGGAACGCGTGACAGAGATCCCGAGGAAGTGGTGAAGATCCCCGAGATCTGTCATGGCGAACTCGGAGTGAAGAAGCTCGGTGATGCGACGAAGGAGCCTGGTCGACGAGGCTGTCAGGAtgatgtcgtcgacgtagagTAGCAAGTAGGCGATGTCGGCGCCCTCTTTGTAAACAAAGAGGGACGTGTCGGAGGTCGACGCAGTGAAGCCAGACCGCTGGACGAAGCCGGAGAAGCGCTGGTGCCATGCTCGGGGCGCCTGCTTGAGCCCATACAAGGACTTTTGCAGGAGACAGACGTGGTCGGGAGCGGCTGGGTCGACGAAGCCGGGCGGCTGCTGACAGTAGACCGTCTCGTTCAGATGGCCGTGAAGAAAGgcgttcttcacgtccagctgatGGATCGGCCAGGAGCGAGAAGCGGCGATGCTGAGGACGACCCGGATGGTGGCCGGTTTGACAACCGGGCTGAACGTCTCGTCGTAGTCGATGCCGTACCGCTGCGAAAAACCACGAACGACCCACCTGGCCTTATGGCGAGCCAGGGAGCCGTCAGCACGATACTTGTGCTTGAAGACCCACTTGCCGGTGATGACGTTGGCACGAGGCGGGCGAGGAACGAGACGCCAGGTGCCATTGTCAATTAGCGCCTTGTATTCTTCAGTCATCGCCGCGCACCAATTTGCatcggcgagcgcggcgcgggtGTTGCCTGGCAACGGCGACACCAGGCTGGAGGCTGCCGCAGTGAAGCCGTACCGCTGCATGGGCGGCGGTAGGGAGCCCGTCCGGGAACGAGTCTCCCTCGCAGGAGGCTCTGGAGGCCGGGGGGCTGTCGCCTGCGGTGCTGGAGCCGAGGGCATCACTGCCGGCGACGCCGGGGCCGGTGGAACCTCCGGCTGCGGCTGTGGAGCCGGGGCTGGACGCGGACGACGGCTGTAGTGGAGACCGAACCGCCGTTGGGGCCCGTCGTCAGGAgccggggcgccggcgccggcaccagCTGGTGCAGGAGCCGAGAGCACAGGCGTAGCCTGCCGGGGCACCTGGGGCAGCCGGTAGGCAGCACCATGCCACAGGATGGCCGGGTCCAGCCCGACAGGGTCGCCGGTATCATCCGAGGTAGATGAAGCCGGCACGACCGAGGCCCGTGTGTGCCGAGCGTCTGAGGTAGACGGGGCAGGCGCGGGGAGTATGTCCTGCAACAAAAAGTCAAACGAGTCCGGTCGGG comes from Panicum virgatum strain AP13 chromosome 4K, P.virgatum_v5, whole genome shotgun sequence and encodes:
- the LOC120703735 gene encoding uncharacterized protein LOC120703735 isoform X2, which gives rise to MAENCCWLNLLWEVMLHLEAFFCCWLPGETGEEQVVVIPWAVILEKVMKSLPGKKGPVYHWMKSGVSGFQVCIELDCTGTRYSVVPVGCCSSELKFAGLGLKNNPSPDPAQCGKPTALGMQLMNMEGCFEPICMRCGRSAYCYTINQRRCLQCQICKLSIWEGTLNQYAQGMLNL
- the LOC120703735 gene encoding uncharacterized protein LOC120703735 isoform X1; translation: MNSAGQSVGTVASRLGSPGQDSTRASPLELLIRGEEQVVVIPWAVILEKVMKSLPGKKGPVYHWMKSGVSGFQVCIELDCTGTRYSVVPVGCCSSELKFAGLGLKNNPSPDPAQCGKPTALGMQLMNMEGCFEPICMRCGRSAYCYTINQRRCLQCQICKLSIWEGTLNQYAQGMLNL